AGAATAGAGAAGCTTTCGGTTCAAGCGAAAGACGTTTTACATGATGTACAGAAAGTTGTATTGTATTACATTTTCCCAGTACCAGTATTTTTGGATTCATATTCACAAATGGTTTGGTAAAATTAGACTCATGTCGAGTTCATTGTTTATTGTTTCAGCCCAACATATGGTCTCTGGATGATCCGAATAGCTGTTGTTGTTCAATGTAGCACAAGTAGTAGTATATATTTTTTGGCCCTTCTTAACAATTTTCCGAAATATATGCAGAAATGAATTTTAAGTAAATAACAACAAAGCATTTAGTTGAAAGGGAACaactaaaaactaaacaaaaatatatacatactgtatatacgaTCATAACCAGTGGTGTATGATGTAGTGGACATATTGTCAATTTGCCAAGCCCACGTCATTCCAGAACCCTCCCCCAGCCATGTGTCACTGCTCATGTTACGCGCATCTTACATCTTGCACACGGCTTGTACAACGACGCAGATCACGACGTGGCTTTTTTAAAACTTTCACATTTCGACAGGACACTGGGAGCTCAAACTTGATGGGAACCCATTGTTCTAACCAGAGTTGTCAGTTGAGAAACAGTTCCCATACGTGCTGAGCACATACATCTCTAATCGCAACATCTTCAGCTCTTCTCTCGTTTTGTGCGGAGGTTTCAAGCCATCACAGATAAAACAAGTTTTCACAGTGTTAATCAGACTATCTGCTCCACTGCAACAAGCATAGTTTGCCATGGTCCTCGCCACTCAGCAATTCACCTCTGATCTAATCACCCTGGTTGCTTTGGCACAGAAGATGCTGAACAACTGGATGAATTGGGCATCATTTAACGTCAGCAATCTTTCAACGAGTCACGTTGTAAAGACCTTGTAAACACAATAAAACACAAGACACCCCAGCCTTCAGTATTATCCTCTCCTAATGATGTAGCAAGTCAGCGGCACTCCTCCGTTCATGAAAACAGGAAAGATAATACAGAGTTGCCGTTTGAGAACAATGCGTGCATCAACAACACTGAAAACACAGGGTTGAGTAATTGCTCCTTTGTGATGGAGGAAAACTGGAAATACCTTGGGGTGCTGGAGAATGGTCCTTTAGGAGTCGAACCCACCATCTTGCCTACAGTCATTAATTAGTCCTAATCAACACCGCAGGGAAACATCCTAGTCAACACTAATTAGTCAAATGGAGGGTCTGTAATTGGAGACAAATGAACAAAAACAGTTAACAGTAGCAACCTGCTCCTGAACTGCATGAGTCATTCCATCTCCACGCGTCCATTTTTTACAACGGGGATTTCATTCTGATTTAGACGGATGACCTCACAGCACTCGAGTGCACCACTGAATAAATCAAttgaagaaaggaaaaaaaacacaattactAAACAGGTGTAAGGTAGACTTATGTGAAATGCCTAACTTAGACCAAGACTTTCTTTTAATtcccccgtcacacacacacacacacgcctttaAGTACTATAATACTCCACGACCAAACACTTGCATTCGAAAGGTAGAGTGTGCTATACCGTaaattcatctctctcttccgtcgccatgttgtcaacacaGATAGCTCGACAATACACCCccaggttaagtgtcctccgtTGTGCTCCTATTAAACAGGCTCCTTTCACCAACAGGACACCTCTGAGGTCATGAGAAATGTTTACTTaatcctttcttcctctcctcagcaCCTAGAAGAGTCACGGCTGGGGAGAAGTAGAAAGGGGCCTTTGTGTTACCCCCTCTCAGGGAACAAAACACGACGAATTGGaagggtgtgaggggggggggacgtaaAGCGCACACATGGTCTGCAATTAAGAGCTTAGAGATCTCACTACAATACAAAACCCATCGGCCAATggacgggagagggagagaggaaacgcCGGGCTTAGCCGGGGAAGGCTAAGGGGCTAGGGAGAATCAAGACATTTGTCACAGAATATTACTTACAGGACACTTAGCTGAAGCGAGTCACTCTATACCCCTGTGCGAACGCTATTATGACGCGCGGTCTAATGATCTACAATTAACGCCAATTAAGTACTTTGGGTCAGAACTGTACACAGCAGTCACATGGCCCTGAGTGATTAAACTGGAGCCATCTGTTGAATGTTCTCAACTTAGAAGATCAAAATATGACTTAGGATTAGTGTGTGTCATGATGCAGAGGAAAACTTTTGCGCAGCACAAGCAGTGCTGCTAAATGTCTAACACATAGAGTGTGATGGCAAATGTTAGATCACACGCACAGCCCTGGCTTGCGGCGATTCGTAGCAGCCAGGCCTTCACAGAAGAGCACCACGGATACATTTTCATGGTGACATGAACATGAGTGTTATGACTGAATGTGGCCCTTGAATCCACCTGAATCCGAACACGTAACCATGAGAGAATCAACTCCGAATCCCTCACCTAAAACGCCCGAAATACACCCCATGGGTTCTAAACTAGCATGACAGGGACCAATGGGAGGGCGGCGAGGGGTGGGTGGCAGTCTATGTTTGAGGAAGTGACTTCATAGTTGAGGGGGGTGGGTACCTGTCGTTgattgagaggggaggggtgtgtgtgtgcgtgggggggggggggttaccggCTAATACAGGGACTCATTTGAGTTCGCCCAACTGTGTCCAACTGTGTGACTGGCGGTCATTACCGGGCAAAGGAAATGTTGaaaagtgtgtgtcagtgtcgtTGAATGTAGCTCATTAACTTTAAATGCAATCATGTAAAATTGAGTTCTGCTTTAAAACCTTGAGGCAAGACTTTAACTGTGGGCCTACTGGTTGCTTTAACCAGTGATAGACTGTTGTGGCTACTTGTTACTTGTTACATGTTCAAAACTCAATCCCATGTTTCATGAGGTGAGTTAAAGAAAGCAGATCCCTGCAGGGCAGGTTGCTTAAGATTCAAACCCCTGAAATAGTCCCAGTGGTACTCTGGAAAAATGTGCTCATGCATtctgcatacagtacatgaacACTACATGAAGTCCCTACTTCACTTTGGTTCTTTGTCATAAACATGTCCCCAGAAGCGCAGAAATCCAACTTTTGAATGAACAATGTAGGATttctaaatgtcaaatgtatttttttttcacaGTCACGTGTGGGGGTATGTCTTGTGATTATTTAGGCATTAATCGGCTTACCGTAGGGTGTGAACATACTGTAAAGTAGAACAGGGCAAAGGGGAGGATGGTGTGTAACAGCATGTGCTAACTAAAACAGGCCCATCGCAAGCTACATCAATAGCATCAGAGTAGCCAAAAGCGCCGTTGAACTATGAAATAAAGCTTTGCCGTTGAAAGCAATTCACTTTACCAAGAAAGACATGACAAGACCCGATGTGATCCGGAGTGTCCATTCTGGGATGGAAGGGCAGAAGGAACAGGGACGCACAGTGGTGTGGCCGTTCGCCAGAGTGCTTCCAGGGCAGCTCCGAGGGTGGTTCTGCGTGGCGCCTGGTCCCGGATCATttgtcaccccccccacacGGGCCATGCTGGTAGCCCCCGAGCTCTCCAGGGTCCTGTGGGTGGGTGGCAGGACCAGCAGGGCCTGTGGGATGCAAGCCCAGCCAGGCGTGTAAAACCCCCTCTCAGAGTTAGAACGCACCGTCGATGCTGGAACATAAATACGTAAGGGTACACTGCGGAAGAGGCGGGGGGGTGGATGCAGGGGAGACGTATTGAGCAAGCAATTGTCCCATGTCCTCAGAATATGAATGTGATAAAAAATAAGATAATCTAAACGTTTTCTGCCTGTGTTTTTTCCTACTATAGATTAAATAATTTCCTAACACTTTGGACGGTGGTTCTAGTCCTGTTGATTCCCTATCAAACATACCCTAATCATCCATTGCACCTCAGACAGAACACCATGGAGAGTCCTACTCAGGTTGGTGAGTTACGACACCATTTAGAGAGTATATTAACACTAGCTCAGTCACAGGAGGTATTTAGTCCAAAAACAGGTGCTTTAGGTCACTCTTTCCTAAATGTGATCAATTATCCCATTTCCCCTCGAAACAGAAACACTGTTTCTCATTCAGTATGAAGTGGCGGCTATTTGTCAGTGTACTGCATGTGCCTAGTTCTTCATTCCCACTTGACTTTGGGTGTCAGTGTGACTGAATGCTGGCTTTTTGTACCATCCATGGTTCATTTGAAATTGAAATATGGCCTCATGGCAGAGTCTCAATAATATTGACTTTCAATTACACTTCCTGAGGTTCATTTGAGGTATTTTTAGAGGCGATTTTCCTCACGCTCTCTTCAGACCGAAAgctcttttttttggggggggggggggggggggggggggggtctcctgACTGTTGTGGAGTAGCCTACTTAGTCTGTCTTCTCTGTGCAGAGAATTCAGTCCTAGGCTGTGTATGGAAAAATCACAAAATGGAAAATTACAACTCATTTCAACTACAGGAAGACGTCCGATGTGTCAGCTTGCCATGCATCGACACAAACCTCTAGTGGTACGAATAATGAGAGCAATGAAACACCTTGTAAGAGATCAATCATCCACTAGGTGGCATCCTAATACCACTCCAACAGGATTGTTGGACTCTTAGAATGGCTCTCGTCACCTTATAGTAGACTGAGCATCTGTGTTGCATGCAAGTGCtgggttttctttttcttttctaaaCTTTccacgtttaaaaaaaaaaaaattcccatAGCTGTTGGCTATGGGACTTTCTGCAGTCTTTGAGTATTCAAGGTATATTTCCAGTCCTTAAGAGGAAATGCTTTCCAACTGTATTCATTATAGAATGCATTCATTTATGGTAACCTATCCCAATGGTGTTCTGTTGACAACCCCACCTAACTTCATTCATTCTATATTTGATTATTTAACATTTATATGGTATTTACATTTATCGCAGTAAACACATAAGTAGCTTTACACAAACAATGAACACAAACAATATGATCAAATTGTTATTCAGATTCTGATGTTGGCTATGGGACTCGATGTATTCATTGAGTATTCAAGGTACATTTCCAGTCCTGGAGAGGAAATGCTATCCATCTGTATTCCATATAGAATGCATTCATTCATGGTAACCTATCCCAATGGTGTTCTGTTGAAAACCCCACCAACCTTTATTCATTCTATACTTGATTATTTTCTCTTTATCCAACAGGCCTAAATCTGGCATTTACATGTATGACAGTAAACACATTTAACTTTACTTTACCTTAACATTGAACACAAACAATATTATGAAATTATTATTGTGATTTCATTGAAGAGAATCATTATATGCAACCATGAATCTGATGATACTATTGCCAGGGAGAAACACGAATGCCTGTAGGTTGTATTGACTGTGTACTCACTATAACAAACATCCTGGAAATAGAGTAAAAGTGGAGGGAACAGAGCATTGGAGGTAAAATAATGTTCAGTAATTACCACAGTGAACTGTAAGTCAGAACTGCATTAAATTGAAAAGCATGACATAAGCATTGGCTATGGTGTGAATGGAACACATTTACATAACATTGTATTGCATTCCTGTCATCTAATGGCACTAGGGTAATGTAATTGAACAGAAATATTCAATGTACTAACAAACTTAATGAAGAGCCATAAAATGGTTGGAATGGAAACACAGAATTGTTAAAAGATTTAGGTTAATCCAACACTGTATCCTATCATAGTTATTACTTTTAATGGCTTGTGACATTTGCACTGACACAGCCCTTTTTATTGCACAGATGTTGTGCAATTACAATAATCCGTTACTAGACAGAGATAATTCAAGAAGAGCCTATTTTATAGATTTATTTGATGAGCAAGGTCAATCGTTTTCACTGTGTCTGCACTCATTCGGAACTTGATGAGCACTTTCTCTAATGCTCTTACCAATTAGGGATTAAGGGGTAAGGATATAATTCATATCACTGTGTATTTTGAATGGATCACAACACAGGGCTATATACTTCTGATACTTTCTAAGAAATGAATGCTCTCCGGGTTAACTGCTTCTTATCAGGAGTTAATTATTAGTACGTGTCAACCCAAATGTCACAATTCATTTTAATCCGAACTGCAAATTGAACCATTAAACTATATTTTGGCTTCGGCGAAAACAAGTTCAGTGTAGTCAACTCCATTCTGTAGTGTGTTTATATGCTATTCTGTTGATGGCTCTCACCCCAAACTTACACAAAAAGATTTGTGTCAAAGTATTACCAAAATACAACCCGAAAACAGCCAGGCACAAAACTGTTCTTTCAAAAATGTGTTAACATCATGCAGGCCAAAGCAAGTATTTTTGTTTGACCTTGGAAACAGACCTCTGGAAGGCATTAATCATATCTTTACTCAATGTAACTGTATAAAGAAAATATTGTAAGTTGACCAGAGTTTACCTCACTGTGATCACCTGTTGAACTCACACCCAAAAAAACAAAGGTCTCTTTACAAGGTGGGGTGTAACAGAGTTCAACAACCCTGGCTCATTGctgtactgtaaaaaaaatgatGAGGTAAGACGTCAACTATCACTGGCCCCTGGGTGTAACTCGGACATTCCTGTCACTCAAGGTCTTTCTTTATTGCCAACTATTTCccacagagaaaaaaagaagtatTTGAAGGAacgtttcattccacactgtgCAGTTCTGCTGCTACTGTCACTACTGTCAAACTGTAACTTTGTTCAAGCTAAACGTTTCACGACAGAGAAAATTGTGCAACAGCTGATAAATCTACGATGACTTCACTAGCTgcccaaaatgaaaacaatgtACCCATCCTCCTGTATTGTTCGCAGGCTTAAACTGAGCCAACTTCAAGGATACAAGACATTTATCTTTACAAGGTGACCAGAAATGTAAGTATATTGTTCCACATCCATGATAAAGAACAACTTTTAGGATGTCACAAACATTTGTCAGAACATAAATAAATTGCATTTTGATAGTAGTGTAATGTCACAAACATTTGTCAGAACATAAATAAAATGCATTTTGATAGTAGTGTAAAGTGTGACGTTTGGAAAAGACAGTTGTTGGGAAGTTGGGAATGTTGCCATGCACATTTCTGAGCCAATTAGCCATTCACCCAACAAGATCAATCCCCACCCCAGTTCGAACAAGGGGTGCATTCACAGCTCATTGCCATGCTCGACACACAGCTGGACAAACCCCATAGGAGAATGGCCCCTTGGGAAAATTCCACggacatctctctttctctttctctccctgtctctgtctttccctccctgtctctctctctctctctctctccccgcctcccagtctctccctccctgtatctctctctctctctctctctctctctgaaataGAACAGAGCTACAGTGTATTGCTGTGCCAGGTTCCTAGGACGACATTTGCCCTTTGCTATTTATCCCTGTATCCTTGAGGTCGCCCGCGGCAATCAGCTTATATTTGACATGGGCTTTAAATGGCTGCATCAGCAGACAGATAATCAGAAAGATAAAGAGGAGCATCTTCCATGCCAACCAGGAGGGTGGGGTGGCGTGTGAGTggcagaggggtggggtgggtggaggtgggcggagtgagggggggggggggtgtatataTGTAGCAAAGGGAGGCCCGCGGGCACTCTGTCTCCCGCGGTACTGTGCCACACAGTTCCAGTCTCTGCTAGCGACACCCTCagttccccacctccaccagcacgacagacacacagcagcagccatGGCCTTCAACGGAACCTGGAAGGTCGACCGCAACGAGAACTACGACAAGTTCATGGAGCAGATGGGTGAGTGACTGGCGGATGGGTGGGACTCTGCGTGCGTGTGGGCGCACGCATGTCGGTGCGTTTCATAGATGGAGACGAGACGCGTTTCCATGATACTTGATCTATTTTATTGTTCCTAAGGCCCCAGGTTTGACGAATAAACCACGATAAAAACGTATTGACTGACAGATAGTGAAAAGCTGCTTTCAAGTTTATTTTTAGAGGTTACATGTGTGAGGGCATCTCTGGGTGAGCTGGTTGGAACAGCACTGTGCTTTATGGACCGGCAGTAATAATAGCTGTTGCCATTTTAAGAGCTTGTCAACAAACACTTGCTTGCTCAGAGCACAGACATGTTTATTACCTGGAAAGCCCGCTGGAAAATACACTGTGTACTTATCACTCAAGAGCAGTCATACCTCCAGGGATATCCTTTAATAAAAGGCTACTGCAAGAAAATATATGTTTTAAGCAATTTAATAGCGTGAAATCCAGACGACATCAACACGACAAGCATATTGTGGAGGATGTGTATCAAcattatacagtaactgaatatGAAAATGAACTTGCTCACCTGTTGTTGATGTGGTTTCCCACCAGGCATCAACATCATGAAGAGGAAACTAGCAGAGCACGACAACTTGAAGATCACCATCGAGCAGACTGGAGACAAGTTCCACGTCAAAGAGTCCAGCACCTTCCGCACAAAAGAAATCGACTTCACCCTGGGCGTCCAGTTTGACTATGCACTGGCCGACGGCACTGAAGTGACAGTAAGTGTCATTCTGGGAGAGCACAGTAATACACAAATATATGACATATATTGCGTGCATTGCACCCATACAGGGATCCAACTCCTTCGTGACATCATCACTGATATAAGTTACTGAAAAAGTGGACAGAGATAAAGTGTTTTACCTGATTCTCTTGAAATACACCTGTCTTATCTACTGTGCTGGACATGTTGTACAAGGACAAGTTGGCACGGAGCCATAAAAATAAGTTCAACtttgtgtgaacgtgtgttcACAAAGGCAACACACGGCGCAGAGGAGCACAGAGTTCCCACCAATGACCTCCTGAGTATCAGTAGCGTTAACACTACAATATCAAAAACGTACACCATGTATATCTTTATCAAACTTGCCCCTGCGCTCACTGTTTGTCCTCCCCCTCAGGGCGCTTGGGGGATGGAGGGCGAGATGCTGAAAGGCCAGTTCACCAGGAAAGACAACAACAAGGTGTTGACCACCACGAGGACGCTGGTGGGGGAGGAACTGGTGCAGGTCAGTGTGTCATCATTAGTGTGTCATCAGCATGACCTCACATCCTGGGGACAGAAGCGTCTGGTGGACAGGGTAGATCACTGTCAGCGTGGGTTTGGTCGCTCGTACAGAGCTGCCTTGCTAAAGGATTCACCCCCCAGGAGGGCAGGGCCAGTGTGACTAGAAGCTTGGACCCCCTTGTGACCCCCCTAaaagtagagtgtaaataataacaacaatcatGTTTAAtactggcccctctaacagaCCAACTGGTCCCAGCCTGTGAAGCAACTACAGTGAACCTCAGTAGCGGAGGACCCAAGATCAAGCTTTGAAATCcgttcatattttttttatatttatttaacaCTCATCTTTTTCTCAGAGCTTCAACTATGATGGAGTGGATGCCAAGAGGATTTTTAAGAAGGCATAACGGCAACTCCAGGGGAAAATTCACGTCATAAATCTTTATGTACTTTCATTTTTTCTAACCCTTTCACTAGATTACTTTATGACAGGTTAAAAGCTAAATCAAGTTCAAAGTTCAAATGGTGGGTGACTCTTCAAATACCTCTGAGAGTTCACTCCCAATATACATGATGAATCAGAGCTGTTTTGTTGCAGTGGCCAATTAAATTTAATTACATATCAGAGTGAGTTTAGAAAGCAGGGAACATTATTTGGATGGTTGTACAAGTAAGCCTTAGAACAATCCGGACAGCGCTCCATTGTCCCCCGTACTGTACGTCAACCATAGTACTTGATATAAATTTTTACCTAACATGTTTATAACACATTTTAGCCTTCATATTGTACTAAAAGTTTTAGTTTGTATATTTGGTCTTGCAGAATAAAGGTGTTTTTCAAGTTGCagtgtattttgtattttacattGTTGCATGTCTAGCGTCTTCCTACATATTTTCCCACACATTGACTAAAACAAAAGTTTCTTCTACCCAACTTTTGTTGTGATTGATGTCTTGTGAGGAAACAACAGCTACCTTTTCCATACTTAGCTTTTTGAATGTACTTTCAAACCTCTACCCATCAAATAACGTAACCTACAATGGGAAGTGTACATTGTTGAAAAAGTTGTCTACAAATGTTATCAGTTAATTTTTTATTGCTATCATAGTTTGTTTAACAGCtgctataaaaaataaatcaactCAATAATTGTCTAGAACCAGCATAGATGACACTGGTCTGAAACATCATAATAAAACCACAACATCAAATCAAACTGTAAAGTTTAATAAAAGGTTAATTTGAGAAATAATTCATACTACAGAATTCTACAAATGTTAGAGTGCCCCTTTAACTGCGATTGTTGTAAAAGGGTTTGCAGTTACTCGCTCGTAAAGTGATCACATGAGGACGGTGAGGACAATGACTGCACTGACAAAGTCATGCGCTGGTTGGGTCACTGAACTCTTTGCTACGGTCTACAAGTCACATGGTAATGCTGTTGTTATTTGTTGCTTTTGTTCATTTGTCTTTTGTTGGTAgctttggacacattttcatgCCGAGAAAATGTTTTACTGTAATAGTTGTGCTACCACCAAGGGAAGTGTCCTGCATAGTGCACTAACCCTCATTGTCCACTAGATGGCAACATAGGTTTACAAGTCTTGCATGAGGCAATCCACTATCCATACCGTGTTTCTAAATTGAAGATGATGCGTCTACCTCAACTATGGAGAGTAGTGCTTTGTTGTTTCCTCCATTTTATTCCGTTTATGTTTATAAGTGCATGGACCTCAACAATTACAGCCTGTCAAGCACAATGTGAGTCAATATTAGATCGTGATTTGACCTGCGAACTCCTAAGAAAACAAATAGCtaaatgtataaaataaaataaaatgctatCCATAAAAATGACAACTACGCACAAAGCCGAACGACAGAGAGCACTAGTTTGAAGGCCATTCTTCTCTATAGCTGCAGCCTGAGGTAAGAGCCCGGTAAAGACCCCCTGCCGGGCCCCGCTAGCTGCTTgtagagcaggggagggagtaCCCCGCCGTATCCCCGGCTAAACTGGGATGGGCTGGTCCTCTTTGAAAGCCGTGTAGGACCTAACCCACTCTGATGGAAAGACCTGGTCCGGGGAGACAGGATCTCTGAGTGGTTATATCTTGTTATAACGATGAGAAAAGAGCCGTATAGTACGTATGTGGTACGTACGTACCACCGTATGTGGTATGATTGCTGTCTATGGTTTGATGAttaaaaacatttggaaaaaacaatgacatttaGGCCTGCAGACTATTACTGCAGTCAACAAAAGTGTTTTAGCTACATATTTATTTGAAAGgaatttcaaatacatttttatatattgAAAGTTATATGTAGGTTTACTACTACCCATAACAGCTTATGTTACTAGGCCTATGCATGTCAACACACTAAATCATGCATACTGTACGAGACAGTACTGCCATTTTTACATAAGCAAGTAGGTGGCGCTAGCAAGCTCAAAATGATTTGCGAGCTTGAAGCTTGAAGCACTGCAGCGCTGAAACTTCCAACTATATTAGAATGGCCTCCTCTTCCATGTAACATCAGATGATTTCACTTCAAAGTgagcagagggagaagagacgTCTCCGCTGTGCTCCACTGCATTGCAACATACCTTTCTAGATTGCAACTTGTACCAAAGTCTTAATTGCTAGGTTGTAGCTAGATTTTGGACAttgtgtgcgtctgtgaaggAGTGTTCCTCACCCTgcctatatatacacacacatatatacacaccctTCCCATGTCCTGACTGGTTTATCTCCATTATAAAGCCCTGGGACACAAAACAGACCATAATACCAATAAATCAGCGAgaatgaggagagaggtggtgagATTCCTCAGTGTTTTGGTTGCTATGAGACCGAGGGCGTAGGGGCCGTCCCTTGGGAGATCAAGCCCATGgtgggagaggggaaaagagacggaaaggagggtgggggggcgtagaggaggggaaaaaagaaacggaggggaggaaaaggggaagaaagggagggCGAGAAACAGAtagtgaggggggaggaaacaccggagagcaggaggggtggaggagaggagggtaggggaggagaggaggaagggtggaggaaaggaggggtggatgagttgaggggtagaggaggggagggggggaggaagaggaggagaagggtggagaggaggaatggTAAGGTGGAGAACGGCAGACCAAGAGCGACC
This sequence is a window from Hypomesus transpacificus isolate Combined female chromosome 25, fHypTra1, whole genome shotgun sequence. Protein-coding genes within it:
- the LOC124487206 gene encoding fatty acid-binding protein, intestinal-like, whose translation is MAFNGTWKVDRNENYDKFMEQMGINIMKRKLAEHDNLKITIEQTGDKFHVKESSTFRTKEIDFTLGVQFDYALADGTEVTGAWGMEGEMLKGQFTRKDNNKVLTTTRTLVGEELVQSFNYDGVDAKRIFKKA